ttaTCCTTGATCGATtagtcaaaaaaattgaaagtccatcgagaaacggctaagATATACACTTTCAAACCCACAGGACCGCCATTACCGTGAGTGAAAAGCTGgctagaaaagacagacgtagttcaacgtcaaaagcttatttgaattaaatatctctctctctctctctctctctctctcagtGAAAAAAGGAATTAGAGCACGATTTGTTATAGACCCAAATTAGAGCATAATTAGTTAGAGAAAACCCCttcgacaataatagaacaaaacctgctaaagccgtcattccccccaAGTGTTGTTAATATTACTATTACTGTCAccataatgctacgtttagacaaggcaagtgaattgaacaagtcgcttgaatccaacgcgaactgaacgtgtaaacaccttaattcaattcacttgaacgaaaagaaagttgaacatgttcaacttttggcaagtcaattcaattcaactgagttgttcatttcacttgccctgtcaaaacgtagcataaatcAATGGACACACATGGTACACTGAACCAAAACATCATCCTTTGAACGTAGGATTTGTCATCATctttaatattaaaatcgatcaTCCCGTTTCCATATGCCGAGAAAAGTGAATGTTCAATCTTCTTTTCAGCGTAAGGTAATCATCCTCTATGTAGATGATTATGGTTCGGTTTATGACTGCATCATCATTTGAGCACGCCCTATGAAGACTATCATCCACTTTTTGGATGATGGTCAGTGGTGTTTTAGCTTGTGTTTACTCAAAGTTATTGAAATCACGCCATTTTACACAAGTTGTTCGTGACGCATAGTCTTTTTTTGCTTGATTTCAATATTTCTGCAACGGAGAAATAGCATCGGAATAATACCGAGCTGCGTACATCTGGTAAGTTTATTATATTAAATTAATTTGTGcaaaaattaatataaaatttcGGAAACCTGATCCAAGAAACTCCGAAGCCAAAACGGCCGAAACATGATTGCTGGCATGCGGACGAAGACACCAGTGATGGAAATGAAGTACAAACAGCGAGTATCTTGCGCGGAAATGGAATCCGAGGCAATCAGCAGCAGAACTGGCTCCCAGTAATCCAACTAGATCGCCAAACAAAACATCCGAAAATATTACTCGAATGAGAAGGTCATTATCAAGCAACACCGGAAAGCAAAGATGAAACTTAACTCATGGAATTGAAATTAAACTCTATCAAACATTCATGAATATGTTAATTCAATGTGAAGTTtatcaataaatataaatacaAATGAGTATTTTACATAGAACATATACAGATTATTCAATTCAGTAATTACAATacgatttcttttttttttcgatatgaTTTGAACCCATTTTCACGTATTGAATCTCCAACGGTTCCCATTCGTAAAATGAATCCATTTTATTCGGTTTTCGTAAGAATCTCAAACAAAAATGATTCGCCAAACTATCTGTAGTTCTATTCTTAAACCATATGGCTATCGGATGATTCTCATTCGGTCGCTTGTCATCTGAGAGGAAACAACCGTATGAACATCATCCTGATTGTGAGTGATATTCGTTAAGGGGCGTGAGCGAATCAATTTGCAGTTGCTCTCAGGAGGATTTTTCGGTTCAGTGTAGTTTAGTCCCATGCACGGTAGCATccatttacccattaatgggtactttcgtactcattttgaagaaaagcggcataactcatttaatgggtaaatcgcatttactcattaatgggtactcccacagaacttcaaaaaatgagtaaattttGCTCCTGGTTTTGCTACAGAATATGTATCAAATTTACccacttttttcaaaacatttcctgtggaattttaatttattgtatTATCTCGGAGGGAATTTTAAGAAATACAAAAGGTTTATAGGAATATAGTTgtttatttcataaaaatatgATGGATGACTTactgaggtgaaccggtcaagggccgaaaacctcattaataaagacaataaaaaatggATGACTTACGCATCATCCGGATCAAAATCGTTTCACTTTCTTTATTGAttgtttgatttcattttccttCCTAGCCCTGAAATCCTGCTGGAAGCGATGTACTAAACACTTTATGGAACCCTCGGTTTCGTCGGAATTCCGTTGTGAATTGTGTAGCTCATCTCCTCGGTGGACCACTCCTAAACTTCTTGCTGATAGTGAGCTGGTTTGACCTGCCATCCGTACTGATTTTCTGCAATAGAATCACATTTCTTATCTTCGGCTTTCCCAACTGCTAGTAATCACCACTTACCTTGTCTTgattgtcctgcatagtagttgttccataatttcactttaaGCTTGTttttcccaaattttaaaagatttCTTCGTGGGTTTTCACCGTTTTTACTTTCGCCGCAGAAGACGTTCAAGATGGCTActtttcttttcgaaaatctGGAAGGGTACGTTTTACCCATTATTTATTACGAGATGGCATTCTCTATAATGGGGTGAAAATACTCTTTTTTTGTTGataaaaatttacccattattTGACATATCAGTATTGATTCAAAAAATGGGTacataaaatccattaaatGGGTATTTGCCAGCTTCCGTGTGGGTATGGCGCAAAAACACAAAACCTGATATTGTCtgattttgtcaaaattgcacgcggcgaacccttcaggaaaggtaccgccgcggtttctgcaccccgtttacttgattcttatgggtgaatagcattgcggtgtatcgtttggcgcggccgtacctttcgacagtcattcgccgcgtgaagttttgtgcaagtacccttttgggaacattacaaacgccgcgcagtgtatcacatCCAGAGAATCTGACAATAACTTCTTAAAGAGTATCTCAAATACTAAAAAAACAGTCCATTCTagttttttgatatgttgtgTAAAACAGAGtctaaattttcagaaaaaatataaaatcgtaTCCAGCTTTTCGCTCacggtagagtagagtggggcaagagtacgcacttagttttcaatcgatcatgtggcccttatgaagcaagcttctgcatatcaaatcagtggcgatgattcatatactcttcctttatgttacccagtggaaaaaatattgaaattattgagattcgttttagtagaacccttattgcaagacaagtgaaaaacgcactcttaaggtgccgtcagacgttgcaagcaaatcactcgcaacgagcattttgctcgcagaaagtgacaactgtcaaaaatttgcctgtctgactacactgaaagtgattgcatgcaaacaaatgacaactcgtaagcaaacgctcgcttgcaatgtgtgactgctaagcgttaaaaattttcaactcgcagaaacggaattgcgcttgctagtgcagcactagcaaatttttcgctcgcaaaagtgaaaacgttttcaggtggcagtgttgcactgcaaaaataggaatgaaattagattttgtggccgaaaaacaagtttttcgtttttgtttatacttgcatgagagtaaatctgtcatttgcttaaagtaaaaaactgctacgtgtgactgcaattgcgagtgctctcagaaatcattcgctcgcacgagtgatttgcttgcaacgtctgacggagcctttaccccaccggtggggtaagagtgcgcatcgggtggggtaagagtacgcatttatccaatcatgtgctttaagtatattaacacaaataagagttaataacatttaactcatgtttaatgagcatatattaaggaatatttaaagattacctaactcttaaagggggagggggtcctaaaaatgtgcactttcatacgaaaaaccattgttttttatatatacaaaaaactacagaggtaaaaatatatatcaggtttcgcgtggcgtatacaaaggcattttccttaaagaaagtccaccaatcacgtaacgtaaaatttggctatttcatcacccctcccccctatcttacactatttgtatgaatcctctaaaaattatatggatcgtcacacatctcacaaccctcccagctaaacgttgcgtaatttatgaatgtttcttttgattaaatgatattatcatttagatgaaattgtgttttcgtactatgtttaggtgtacaacaagtcctaatacaatttcattatttcgattcagtgctttgttcgctaagtcttttctaacaccgaattacttcaacttatcctaaaaacttgtgatagtttctaattctgtcccttttttcttagttgtggatctttacgctttggaagaaatCTTATTTCGGccagagatacgggtttgaaaacataacttgaagattcatatgcgtactcttgccccaccggttcctgcgtacttttaccccacagtcccaaaaattattcaagtaatgtttttgacttcttggaaaaccaaccggagtggtgttctgtaccataaagtactctatacaatgggttatcgaaatggtataatgttcacctgattgaacgtatatatggtaatgaaatactagttgcggaaatccaattatttttagcaaaatgaccaaaaagttattaaactccatatctcccttgttgtttattcaaatcgtttacaattacacatgataatagttggccagaatacctgtcaaactgattcagtgctgctagtttatctttttttattgcttcaaaaaatcgaaaacgtactcttaccccacgcgcactcttgccccactctactctaatggcGGACCTGTGGGTTTGAAAGTGTATCCGTCCCTGTACTTCTTTGACATCTGACTTGGGTTTGACATTTCGATTACCCTCTCCCCTCATCATGGAACAGGAGGAAAACGGAATGTCAAACCTAAGCCAGATGTCAAAGAAATACAGGGACGGCTACACTTTTAAACCACAGAGCCGCCATTACGGCCATTACCGTGCGCGAAAAGCTGGATAGCACCCTCTAGTCAAACATcatgaaaaatgcaaaatacaaatacaatcaaTGTTGTCTAatgcaaaattcaaattttccaatGCCATAATATGTGTCGTCTAAAGTATGCGTAATTATTTTTCTTACcatattttaacatttgaaaTTGATTCAGTTATTCAAAAgttgtgatttaaaaaaaaaagtcgttttcGTAGAAATAAAAAAGCGATTTTTGGAACCGCCAAATAGCATTAAAATCATCCCCCCAAATATAAAAATacgtttttaatattttgtgataAGGAATAAAACTACCAATTTTCATGATATCTTGTGACTCACCATATCGGTATTTTATGGAATCGCCATTTATGGGAAaacataatataataataactaCTTGACTTAAATTTTATATTGATTGTGTCTCTCTGAGATTCTCAATTCCAAAACTGGATGGCCCTACTTTAAATACAAGTATGTAAagttacaattaagtggtggaattaaatggaatagtactaactcgtctaaTGACAAGCGTCGAAACATATTATGACCGAAAATAGTTTGGCTTTGGTAAGACATTTTAATTAGGTATTTTTAAATCAACTATACAAAAGTTAAATGATgcaatttttccaatttttagctaatttgaaAGTTTTCATTACAacactgttaataacattttagaaggttttaaaatatacttcctgTTGAAATATCATAATTTTACGCGCACGTCCGTGTCCGCCGGATGGCAGCACCGCGTCGTCGAAGTAATTAAGAATAGAGTAAGGTGTCCGCCACAGTAGACGCGACGTGtgatgcgacgcgactcacgcaaaggaataacaattattatcgaTGTACCTGTCTATTTGTACCGTCGCGTTGCGTCGCATCGCGCCATCGCGTTTACTGTGGCTTCATCCTAAATGTGATGTCAGCCCTGCATAAATTCTCCACTCTTTAATATGATCAACTCTGTATTGGCCCTGACTCCATTCATCGTACCGCTGGTGAAAAAGGACGCCATCAAACAGAGGGCCATCGCGGAAGTTATCTTCATCGTCCAGGCCAACCACGCGAATGGCATGTGTCATGTATTTGTAAATTTGCTGATAGAAAAAAGCCAACAGAAATGGGCGGCTCATGATCGTTTCAGGATATTCAACTGCCATAATGTCGTAGGTTTGGAAGGACACGTCGTAGGCCACCTGCAAAAACAGGTCTGCTTCGAAGAGCTTCAGAAGATGTCGCTCCAGTAAATAGTACAAAGTCATAGCGGTTATTCGGAAATGAGAAGGGATCTTCTGTAATTCATCAGGGTTCAGCGTATCAGATGCAGTCCACGATAGAAGTTGAAATTTAATATCCCTGAGCATCTCCTGCGTAGATTGTTCCTTCGATAGTAAGTGAAGCAGAGTAGGTGTGTCTATGTTGCGCGGATATTTTACGGTAAAGGTGTGTACTCGGTGTGGTTCTCGATGAGACGTTTTAATGGCAATCCTCAGTTGTTTTGGTCGCGGCTTTcgttgaaataaaattattccTGCCATTCGCGAAATTAGCCCGACTAGAAGCTTAGCGTAATCATTCCCAAAATCGTTTCGACGCATGTCGGCTATGTATATGCTTACGTCCAGTGGCTCACCCTTCCAAATTAAATATTCGAACGGTGAATCTCTTCGAACTAGAGCTCCTATGAGGGGATCCGCAGTGGGGTTGAGGTTTAGTGGTTGGATTTTCTGAAATTGAATAAGTGTTAATAGAATTGCTTAAGGTGTCAATACGTGGTGTTACCACACTGTAGGTATCCAAACTACGGTGAAATTTTTGAATCAAATCTTCGTCAACTTTGTTGTTTGTGATTTCGTTAAGTATATTTAATATTGCATTATCATCAAGTTGTGGATATGAAAGTGTTCGGATGTATTGGGCCATGCTGAAAAACTTATTGACGCCTGAGCCATGTCGCTTATGAAAATAATTTACTGAATCGAATGGCATGATATCATTACCCATAAGTGTGGCAAACAACGGCATTTGGTCGAAGTTCAAGCCAAGTTGGTCAACTATAGCATATCGGTTATATTCTATGGTGCACAATGTGGACAAATTTAGGCATGCAGACGACCAATACCTCCAGGATCCTTTGTAGATAAGGAAGTCCGAATCATTGGAGATTATCGCCAGGGCGTTCACTTGCATTGCATGTGCAGCCAGCACTTGATCACACTCACGGCCGAATGTCATATTACACTTTCCGTACTTTTGTGCAACATTCCACAAAGGATATCTAAAGTTCAGCGGGGCTCTATATTCATTCACCAGAGCTCGTAGGCCAGTCCCCCTTTCAATGGCATCGATCAACTTTAGGTTATCTTCATATCTATTGTCTTGGCGATTGCACCAAGTTGTCTTTTTTTGCCCATTGATATTTCCGTCGCAGAAAAACACAAGCTCGGCGCCTAGTCTTGTCAGTTTGGTGAAAAACTCATCAATCGCAACGAACGCCAGATTAAAACGTCCCCCAAATAAGAGTCCTTTCTGATCGTGCATGCCGAGAGGTTCGAACAAAGTAAGTAGATCAATCACTATAATTGGAGGTTCCACTGATTTCTTGAAATGTTCTCTGATGGTAAAGAAATATTATTCCATTATCACAtagaacttgttttttttttgtgaaataacATGTACCTGATTTGTTCTTCAATGTTGATCCAATAAAAACTGCCGAGAATGTCATTACGAACGAATGTGTCAAGGTGTCGTACACCCATAATTACGATTACTAAGATGTGTATCCACCTTATGCCGAATTGCCAAAGTTCGTTGCTAAAGGCACTTAACAAAATCCATTTGCAATTCGCCAAGagactttttgaaatcaagTCTACTCGCATCAACACGATATGGAACACTGAAGGAAACGATTGTTCATACTAACTGCTTGCAGAATAATTAGAACGCTTGGTGCAGTTGGTGATGGAAAGACCAAGTgctcctttaaaaataaatcgttgcatttttgcctttcttgtatactaaTTATACGTAAAGACTATTTATTTGCTCCTAAAACAAACTTTTAGTTAGAGTTGTATACCATTTATCTTAGTTCTTTTTCAACTTCTTATTGTCCTTTATATGTGTAGATACAGCATATTGAAACCCTCTccaactaagaaaaaaaaatccgttgtaaAAATTACTATTTCGTAGACAACGCTGcttttaaaactactaaattacaacacacatacatattttaaatttttctgtTATAGAGCTCGATGAACACTACTTGTTAACACAATTATTGGAAAATGACTTATACCGCACTACGGTAGTACtgatattaaaaaatatatatatattaataTTAAAAGTGACTGTGTGCTGCCGAAAGAAGGATGATTCATTTGGATGATTCTTTCTTGAATGTTCGCGTCGAAAATACTGATACTTCTTTGTCAAGACAAATGATGGTGCTACTATCccgaattaaaataaatatctaGTTCAGTTTCAATTGTGTTATCGATTCTTTGGACTCTGGACTTTGGACTTTGGAAAAGACCATTTCCGTAATGCATCCGCACTCGATAATTCTTAATTCGAGCATAAGCTTTGAATACATAGACCTATCAAGCTTGTCttcaaaaggaaaaaaaaacgtaAAGGAACAGTATTCCTTGTCAAAGGCAACTTGTTACGGTTACGCATAAGTTCCTAAAAAGTATAATTCTCGGGTGCTTATTCAAaaagacgtatgtgattttgtaaacaaagattct
The nucleotide sequence above comes from Armigeres subalbatus isolate Guangzhou_Male chromosome 3, GZ_Asu_2, whole genome shotgun sequence. Encoded proteins:
- the LOC134225852 gene encoding uncharacterized protein LOC134225852 gives rise to the protein MRVDLISKSLLANCKWILLSAFSNELWQFGIRWIHILVIVIMGVRHLDTFVRNDILGSFYWINIEEQIREHFKKSVEPPIIVIDLLTLFEPLGMHDQKGLLFGGRFNLAFVAIDEFFTKLTRLGAELVFFCDGNINGQKKTTWCNRQDNRYEDNLKLIDAIERGTGLRALVNEYRAPLNFRYPLWNVAQKYGKCNMTFGRECDQVLAAHAMQVNALAIISNDSDFLIYKGSWRYWSSACLNLSTLCTIEYNRYAIVDQLGLNFDQMPLFATLMGNDIMPFDSVNYFHKRHGSGVNKFFSMAQYIRTLSYPQLDDNAILNILNEITNNKVDEDLIQKFHRSLDTYSVKIQPLNLNPTADPLIGALVRRDSPFEYLIWKGEPLDVSIYIADMRRNDFGNDYAKLLVGLISRMAGIILFQRKPRPKQLRIAIKTSHREPHRVHTFTVKYPRNIDTPTLLHLLSKEQSTQEMLRDIKFQLLSWTASDTLNPDELQKIPSHFRITAMTLYYLLERHLLKLFEADLFLQVAYDVSFQTYDIMAVEYPETIMSRPFLLAFFYQQIYKYMTHAIRVVGLDDEDNFRDGPLFDGVLFHQRYDEWSQGQYRVDHIKEWRIYAGLTSHLG